Genomic DNA from Pongo abelii isolate AG06213 chromosome 22, NHGRI_mPonAbe1-v2.0_pri, whole genome shotgun sequence:
gaggccagagaattgcttgaacccgggaggcagaggttgcagttagctgagatcacaccactgcactccagcctggttgacagagcaagactgtctcaaaaaaaaaaaaaaaaaaaatcactgaatcaaTTATCAACTCTGGTTCACTAATTTATGCCCACGTGCCTAGCCCATGGAACAGGGATAGTCTCCCCAAAGGATGCGGGCCTTCAGGGCCAGTGTTATTTTGTGCGTCTGCTGCTTGCTGAAAGGCCTCCACATCACCCAGGCATACCTTAAATCCAGTCGGGCACCAATCCACAAACTGGATAGTGCGCTTGGTCTTGATGGTGGCGATGGCCGCGTTGACGTCTTTGGGGACCACGTCCCCCCTATACAACATGCAGCAGGCCATGTACTTGCCATGGCGAGGGTCACACTTGACCATCTGATTGGCTGGCTCGAAGCAGGCATTGGTGATCTCGGCCACAGACAGCTGCTCGTGGTAGGCCTTCTCGGCTGAGATGACTGGGGCGTAGGTGGCCAGGGGGAAGTGGATGCGGGGGTATGGCACTAGGTTGGTCTGGAATTCCGTCAAGTCCACATTCAGGGCCCCGTCGAATCGCAGGGAGGCCGTGATGGAGGACACAATCTGTCCAATCAGACGATTGAGGTTGGTGTATGTGGGACGTTCAATGTCCAGGTTGCGCCGACATATGTCATAGATGGCTTCATTGTCGACCATGAAGGCACAGTCAGAATGTTCCAGGGTCGTGTGGGTGGTCAGGATGGAGTTGTAGGGCTCCACCACGGCCGTGGAGACCTGGGGGGCTGGGTAAATGGCAAACTCTAGCTTTGACTTCTTGCCGTAATCCACTGAGAGCCGCTCCATGAGCAGAGATGCGAACCCAGAGCCAGTGCCGCCCCCAAAGCTGTGGAAGATGAGGAAGCCCTGCAGTCCTGTGCACAGATCCGCCTGAGAGAAACCAGACAATGTGAGCCAATGCCCGTGGAAGCCACACCACCAACCTCCAACAAGCCAGGGCCGCTTCTCTTTGCCTCTAAAGAGTTGATACGGATTCAAATCATCCATAATAAACACGTAGTACACTTTGaagcaaagaaaagcaaagatctACGGACAAATCACCATTGCAGACTCAGTAGGACTCAA
This window encodes:
- the LOC100439869 gene encoding tubulin alpha-3 chain, producing MRECISIHVGQAGVQIGNACWELYCLEHGIQPDGQMPSDKTIGGGDDSFNTFFSETGAGKHVPRAVFVDLEPTVVDEVRTGTYRQLFHPEQLITGKEDAANNYARGHYTIGKEIVDLVLDRIRKLADLCTGLQGFLIFHSFGGGTGSGFASLLMERLSVDYGKKSKLEFAIYPAPQVSTAVVEPYNSILTTHTTLEHSDCAFMVDNEAIYDICRRNLDIERPTYTNLNRLIGQIVSSITASLRFDGALNVDLTEFQTNLVPYPRIHFPLATYAPVISAEKAYHEQLSVAEITNACFEPANQMVKCDPRHGKYMACCMLYRGDVVPKDVNAAIATIKTKRTIQFVDWCPTGFKVGINYQPPTVVPGGDLAKVQRAVCMLSNTTAIAEAWARLDHKFDLMYAKRAFVHWYVGEGMEEGEFSEAREDLAALEKDYEEVGVDSVEAEAEEGEEY